Genomic DNA from Leptospira hartskeerlii:
CAAAGGCGATAAGGTAGGCTTATTCTGCGATAATAGGACAGAATGGGCATTATGCTCCTTCTCCGTAATGTGTTCCGGTGGAGCGGATGTTCCAAGAGGATGTGACGCAAGCGATGAAGAGATATTCTATATTCTAGATCATACTGAATCCAAGATCACATTTATAGAAAAAGAACAAGCCTTAGTCAAACTGGGAAATATTTTAAACAGATTAAAACATCTAGAAACCGTAATACTTATAGAGCCTGAGGAGGATTTTCCTTCGCTCGCAAAATTAAAAACTTCGTATCCTAAAATAGAATTTATAGATCTGGAAACTGCAATTGCTCAAGGAAGGGCCTGGGTTGAAAAAAAAGGAAAATCGCTCCTGCATTCAGTCGGAGAGTCCTTAACCGAAAATGATATTGCAACAATCATCTACACCTCCGGGACTACAGGAGTTCCAAAAGGTGTGCTCCTAAAACATAGATCTTTTACCTGGACGATCGACCAGCTGCAGCAATTCGTGCCTGCAAATTATTCGGATAGAGTTGTAGTGTTCCTTCCTCCTTGGCATATCGCGGAAAGAATTTTAGAAACAGCACTTCTTTCCTGGGGAGCCTCACTCGCCTGCTCTAGTGTTTCTCAGCTTACTCGTGACTTTGAGATCATTAAACCTACAGTTCTTGTATCTGTCCCAAGAGTTTGGGAAGCATTGTACCGCAGGATTTGGGATAAAGCTTCTAAATCTTCTCCTGCAAAACTTTTTATTTTTAAAACGGCAGTCAGGATTGCAGAGACGTATAATTCTCTTTTAGATACTGTCACTGGAAATTATTCGGAAACGGAAGAATCCAATAAAGAGGAGAAGCTGACCGACACAGTGGTTTCTACTTTGCTTCTTCCATTCTTTTATTCTTTAAATATTTTAGCCCAGAAAGTTCTCTCGCCTGTCAGAGCTTTATTCGGTGGACAACTTAAGTTTGCATTTTGCGGAGCGGGAGCAATGCCTCCTAAGATCCAATTTTTCTTCCGCTCCGTGGGAGTTCCTATCATAGAAACATACGGAATGACTGAGACCACAGGAATGGGAGCCTTGGGGAGTTTTCCAATCCCAAAAACAGGATCCATTGGACCTGTGTTTCCGGGCGCACATATCAAGTTAGTCGGCGAGCAGAATGTGGTGGTTTCGAAACCGGGAGATAAAGGGATCGCTTGGCATAAGGGTCCCCATGTAACTGCAGGCTATTATAAAAATTCGGAACTCACCGGGTCCAATTTTTCGGATGGCTGGTTTAACTCTGGCGACTTATTCGTTTGGACTAAAACCGGCGAATTAAAATTTGCAGGCAGAGCAAAGGATACGATCGTTCTTTCTTCCGGAGAGAATGTCGAACCGGAACCAATCGAAGGAAAAATTTTAGAAACCGGTTGGGCCTTAACTGCTGTAGTTATAGGCCAGGACCAAAAGTTTTTAGCGGTATTGATCGTTCCGGACTTTGCCAAAATCAGAGATCATTTTTCCTCCCAAGGGATTCCTCTACCAAATGATAATTCCAACCTGGTCCAAGATCCGAAAGTGCTGAAGTTTTACAAAGATCTGATCAAGAATACAATCTCGGAAAAGAACGGATTCAAAAATTTCGAAAAAATAGGCGAGTTTCGCCTGTTGGACAAGGAGTTCGAAAAAGGAAAAGAACTCACCGAAACCATGAAAGTGAAAAGAAATAAGGTTGCAGAACTCTACACGCATCTGATAAAAACAATCTTTCTTTAATCAGATGAGCGACCTTAAAATTCAGGACATTCTTTTCTGCGCGGCTTTCGCAGGAGAAATAGACAAATTAAAATCGGATCCTAGGATCCATACCTTAGAAGCGGGAATTGGTGAATTGGAAGCCGCCATCAATCTCCAAAAATATCTTTCAGATCCTTCTACCTGGAAACCCAAGGCGATTTTAGGAATAGGCTCCGCCGGAGTATATAACTGGATCCCTCGAAAAGAATGGGAGGGTAAATTCGGAATTTCGAAAGTATTCGCAAACTACCAGATCGCATTCTTAGACAAAAAGATCAGACTTCCGGAAAGTATGACTTTTAAATACGAGTTTCCAGATTTACAGTTCCCATTTGATGGAAACGATTTCGTAGAATCTGCAACGAACGGAACGGGCTCGGTCACCTTAGAGGACTTAAGTCCACGCGCTTTAGAAAGGATTAAGGGAGAAAGTTTAGGTTTCGAGAATATGGAAGCCTTCGGTCTTGCAAAAGTATGTAATCTATTTAACATTCCTTTCGGAACCATATTTGCGCTTACCAACAAAGTAGGACCGAAAGGAAGTGAAGAATGGAAACTTTCCTGGAGAAAACATTCAGATAGACTCCAGGAAAAGATCCTAAGTTATCTCTAATTATTTTTCAGAAGGGAAGAATAATTTACGGATATCACCGATTGCGGCTTCCGTTTCCAATTCTCCCTTCTTAATAATTTCCTTATATTTTCCGAAATCCGTAAATGCGAATTCTTCTATATGTAAATTGATAAAAAGGTCCATTTTCTCTTTTCTCAATTTGGTGATCTCTCTCCCTTCTAAGGTGATCGCTCTTGCCATGATCTTTAGAATTGGAGGATAAGTAATATCTTCCCAAAGATTTTTAAAGAAGGATTTTCCGGTCACTTTTCGATCTTCTAAAAGCCTTACGATCCCTTCGTCTCGCAATGGAGAAACGTTTACCGATAAAATCACATCTGCACCTTTTCTTCTGATCAGATTTTCCGGAACGTTATTGATCACTCCGCCATCTATCAAAAGATGATCTCCTTTGAATACAGGAGGGAACATCCCGGGCAAACTCATCGCCGCTGCAAGCGCTTCCCAGACAGGACCTTGATCCATTACATATTCTTGTCCGCTATGAAGATCCACAGCAGAAGTTGCAAATGGTATCTTTAGATCTTCTATTAACTGAGTGCCAAATGCATCTTTTAACATTCGGAGCATTCTTTTTCCTTTGAAGAAGGAGATAAGCGGGATGGTTGGATCGAACGGTTTTTCTATTCCTCCAAAAAACTTACCGATCATTTTGAAGATAGAATCAGTGCTTTCTCCTCTCGCATAAAGAGCTCCGATCACAGCACCGAAAGAAGAGCCACTTACAAAATCAAAACGGATCCCTTCTCTTTCTAAAACTTTCAAAAGACCTACATGAGCGAGTGCTCTTGCTCCTCCGCCTCCCAATGCCAGGCCTCTAGTCCTAGAAACCAAATATCTTGCGAATGTTTCTCCTTTATAAAATACCTTTTGGTTTGCGGATTCCTCATGCTTTCTTAATCCGTTTTCGGATACGACGATACGAGAAGTCCTTCCGGAAAAATTCCGTATCCTTGGCTCCCAATAGCCTAAGATATCATTTTTCTGCTTTAAATTTCTTTCCGGTTTTTCTTCCCAGAAAACGATCTGATCGCATTGTTGTACGAGTTTATCCAGCTCAGGTTGGATCTCAGGGTTTTTAAAATATAAATGTAGAATTGCGGACTTTTTTCTAAGTTGAGCGATTGTTCTAATCATCTCAGAAACTGATTTTCCTTTGAAAGTATCCATTCTCAAAAGAGAAACATGGCCTTCGTGGGACTTCCTACCGTTATCCACTATGGACTCTAGGTGGACTTTAAAATCTTCTATATCTTCGATAGGGATATGACATACGAGTCTTCTAGGAGAATGTATCTGACTGGAAGAATCTTCCATCACCTCTCTCATTCTCATTCCCATCAGCCTCATCAAGTTTTGAGAAAGAACTCTTTCTTTTGCGGCTAGTTTTAAAAAATATTCTCCATCTAAAACATACAATAATGTATCCAGGATGGCAGTTGCAGAACCTGTATGGGCCGTTCTTGTAAGAACGCTATTCTCGGCGAATACATCACCTTCTCCTAAGTAGCGAACCGTTTTGCCCGCCTCCCCTAAGGTCATCATTACCTCTCCATGTCGGATTATGTAAAGTTCCTTGGAGATCTCTCCTTTATAATAAATAACAGTGTGATTGTGAACGTTCCGCTCTTCTATATGGCCATAAAGTAAGACTAGTAATTTTCTCGGGAGACCCTTAAACAAAGGGATAGACGCTAAAAATTGCAACGCTTCCGGAGGTACTATTTTTTTCATGCGGGCAAAATCCTAACCTGGGAAATTTATTTTGTAAAGCGGAACTATAACGTTCTGGTATTAGCCGACGGACTGGCAATAGGAAATCCTCTTGATTTTTGGTCTATCGCGTAAATTCTAGCTCCGATGAAGTTAGAATCGGCCAAAGTGGTTGAGATATTCAAAAATTCCGTCACGGACTGGCATAAAGAGGAAGCTCTATCTCCGAATCCATTCCCTCAGTCCTCGCTCGAGTTCCTATTTTACCAAAAAAACCAGATAGATACCATCCAATGGCATGTGGAAGACGAGATCAGAAGGCCTGACCTCCCGGACAAGGAACTCGTCCAATTCAAAAGAAAGATCGACGCTCTCAACCAGGAAAGAACCGACCTAGTAGAGCAGATAGACGATCAAATCTCTGCCATGTACAAGTCCGTAGAAAGAAAACCGAATGCCAGAATGAACTCGGAAACCCCCGCTTGGCTGATAGACAGGATGAGCATCCTGGAACTCAAAATTTATCATATGAAAGAACAAACGGAAAGAAAGGATGTGAGTCCGGAACATATCCAAACCTGCCAAAACAAATTAAATGTTTTGCTGGAACAAAGGACCGATCTTTCAAAATGTCTAGATGAACTTCTGGACGATTTATCTAAAGGAGATAAATTCTATAAGGTGTATAGGCAGATGAAAATGTATAACGACAAAAATCTGAACCCATCCTTATATACAAAACAAGCATGAATCTTTTGGTGCTAAGATTCTCAGCGATGGGAGATGTCGCCTTGATGGCTCCGGCATTGATCGCCGTAGCCGCCAAGTATACGAATATACAACTTACCGTTGTTACAAGAGGGAATTATGCTCCCTTCTTTTATAATATTCCGAATGTTCATGTGATCGGGATCAATCTCAAAAAATACAAAGGCCTCTCCGGTTTATATCGTTTATTCAAAGAACTGAATAAATTAGGTCCTTACGAAAAGATAGTAGACCTACACTCCAGCGTTAGGTCTCGCTTTATCAGTTTTTTCTTTTGGATCAGAGGTGTTTCCGTTTTTCGGATTATTAAGGGAAGAAGAGAGAAAATGCGCCAAATACGCAGGACTCGGAAGATCTTACGTAAACTTCCCCACACAGTGGACAGATATCTTAAAGTTTTTGAAAAAGCAGGATTTCCCGCGACTGTACGCAAAGGTCCTTGGATCAACGTAGATCCTGAATCTAAAATTTATGCCAAAGACTTCCTTCTTGCCAGAAAAATAGATAAAAAAGAAGGGCTGTGGGTGGGTTATGCACCTTTTGCAGGCCACAAGCTCAAAGAATGGCCTATGGAAAAAAGCCTAGAGCTGCTCAAACTTTTAAAAGAAGAATTTCCTAATATTAGAATTTTCTTATTCGGTTCCTCCCAAGAGGCGGTCCAAATGGAAGAATGGAGAAATGGGGACCAATCCATGACGATCGTTTCCGGTGGTAAACTTGGAATACGAGGTGAGTTAGGGATCATGGAAAGAATGGATGTGATCATCGGGATGGATTCTTCCAACATCCATATAGCTGCGCTTCTCAAACGACCTGTGATCGCACTATTTGGGACCACTCACCCACTTTCAGGATTCGCACCTTTCGGTCAGGAAGACACTGGAGTTTTGCAGATAGAAGACCTGCCTTGCAGACCTTGCAGTATTTACGGAAATACCACCTGCTATCGAAAAGACTTTGCTTGTATGGAAAGAATTACTCCGGAAGACGTGATCAAACGGATCAACGTCATCAAGAATATCAATACACTCTTTTGATCAGCCCAGGATCCCGAAAGGATCCAAAGAGAAGATCGTATTCAGTATAGATCTTTTCTTTTTCTTATTCTTTTGGGCTGCGACTGATTTATATACTTCTTCCATTCTATCTACACAAGCTTTCATTTCATGGCTTTGTGAAATTTTTAAGGATTCCTTGGAGAAAGAAGCATACATTGAAGGATCTTCAAGAATACGAACCGTTTTTTCCGCTATATCTTTTACATCGAAAGGTTTTGCGATAAATCCGTTCACACCGTCATGAATTAGTTCCGGGATCGCAAATGAATCCACGCCAACTGCAGGAAGACCGCAGGCCACAGACTCTAGAATCACAAGTCCTTGTGTTTCCATCGTAGAAGCGGTTAAGAACAGATCATAATTCGGATAATGTTTCGGAAGTTCTGCTCTATCTATAAAACCGGTAAATGTAATTTTATGATCTATCCCTAGCTTTTGCGCCTGAACCTTAAGTGAAGCCAACGCGGGACCATCTCCTATGATTGTCAAAGTAGCAGATGGGATCTTTTCAAGGATCAGTTTGAAAGAGTTTATGATCACATCGCAATTTTTCTCGTAGGAGATCCTACCTACATGCAGAAGTTTAGGGCTTTCCGAAAGAGTTTTAGGACTTCCCTTAAATTGAGAAAGATCCAGACCGTTAGAGATGACTGCAACGGGTTTCTTTAACCCGAACTCTTCTAACTGCTTTTTGATCAGGTGAGAAGGAGAAATGATCAAATCACAACGATCGTATAAATTATTCGTAATTTTTAAAATAATCTTTTTACGAATATTGAACTTGTCGAATTTTTCAAACTTTACCAAATCCTTTATCTTGATCTTCTTATTTAACTTTCCAATTCTCATGAAAAGTTTGTCTAGTTTTAGAAGGCGATAAAAAGAAAGATACATGTCCTGCTCGGACATCAAAGTATGATAAGTCCCTATACTTGGGATCCCATATTTTTCAGTGGCGTTTATCCCGTAGACTCCCATAAGCCCAGGAGTGTGGATATGCACTAGATCAGGTTGGAATTCTTTGATCGCTCTTTTGATCTTAGAAGGAGAAGGCAAAACAACCTTGATATCCGGGTAACTGGGCAAATATCCACTTCTGAATCTTTCCAGACGGATATGATCTCCCATTCTATCGAAGTCACCTTCTCCATAACGTGGACAACAAATCAGAAATTCATGTCCTCTTTCGGCAAGGGCTTCCGCAAAATTTCTCATTGAAATAGCGACCCCGTCTATTTTAGGTAAAAAGGTGTCCGAAAAATAAAGAATCTTCATCTAGGTTCCTAATGCGGGACCAATCTCCTCCATAATATGGATTTTACCACTCCATTACAGAAATCTATGTGAAAAATAATCGAATTTACAAAGAATAGATCGGTGAGATTATTTCCAGAATCCAGATGAAAGAGTTTTTAAAAAAGGCGCATCTATTCTGTTTACTCGCAACCCTTCCTTCCATCGGAATTTCGGTCAGCTTAAGCCAGGGATTTCTGGTGCTTTCCTTTTTTTTCGGAATTGTGGACCAATTAAAGCTAGGAAATTGGAAAGAGATCTTACCAAATCATCCTGTTTCTAAAATTTCCATTTCTCTCTTTCTTTGGTATGGGATCGTATTTCTGATCCATCTTGTTTTCGACAATTCCGCCGGCTACACTAAGGCAGCATGGAACGGAGAACTCAAAGACTTCTTTTTATTTTTCGGTTTGCTCTCCGTAGGATTTACTACAAAGGAAGATTTGCCAAAAGTGTATCGCGCGCTCTTCTGGCTTTTTTTGATCCTGGTATTTACCGGAGTTGCAGGAGGTTTCACTCCAGTCCGACTTTCTAGGATCATTAGCGACTTATATAAAACCTCCAGTAGTTACAGATTCACTCATCCATTAGGTTCTATTTCTTCTATTCCTCTTTATATCTCCATTGGTCTGATGAATACTCATCTAACGTTCGGAGGTTTACTTCAATTTTTCTCCGCATTTGCAGTATTTGGATTCTTAAGGACATTGATCCAGGGAGATAAAAAAAGGATATTGATTGCGGGCATTCTGCTCTTTTTATACTGCGTTGTGTTTTTATTAAACCAAGCAAGATCCAGTATGATCGGAGCCGGAGTGAGTATCTTTTTTGCGGGTATTCATTTATTCTTTATCAGAAAAGAATTTTCGAAGTCATTTTTGATCAAGGGCGCTTCCCTTTTCTTAGGACTTTTATTTTTGATAGGACTCGTATTGGCGTTCAGCCCTGCTGGAAAGAAGGTCATTGGTCCTCTCTTCGGAAAAGAAAAACATACAGATTCCGGAAGAACATTCATCTGGGATTCCAGTTTTCCATTGGTCCTTGAACATCCAATCATCGGAGTTGGCCCCGGGAATTATAACAAAGAGATCGAAAAAGTAAGGACAGTGCATTCAGAAGAATATTCCGAACTCGCCTACTTTTATGAAGTTACCCAAAGAGGACATGCTCATAACGATTATTTCCATTTAGCGTCCGTCTTTGGGATCCCTGCGGTATTGATCTATTTAGGACTAGGAGCAATTCTAATAGCTTATCTATTCCAATCCAAACAAGATTTTCAGGTCATTTTATTCTTCTACGGATTGATCGGATTTTTTGTTTCGGGACTATTCCAATGTTATTTCCAAGATGACGAGGTGGTTATCCTGTTCTGGATTTTATTGGGCCTTTTTGTAAAAGGAGAAATTCTAATCTCAAAGAGAGATAACGCATAAATTCTCTCTTCTTTGGTTCGGAAGTCCTTGTTCTGCAAAAAATTCCAAATTGGATTTAGAATATTGGTCCGGAATATTGTGAGCTTCTCTGAAATCGTAAACTGCAAATAAAATTTCCTCAGGCCAGTGCAAATTATAATTGATGGACTTATAACAGAAATACAACCCGAAGTTCTCATATTCAAGAATCATAACACCGGAATTGGAAGTTATAGTCTCCGAAAGATAATACACTCCTTCTTCCATGGAAACTCCCAACTTTCTTGGAAGTTTCCCTCTTTCTAAGATCCAAACTTGTCCGGGAGAATTTCCAGCTAAAAGTTCAGTAAGTTCGGAAGTATCAGAAAAGACCCAGGCTCCAACCGTCCCTAAAAATTGAGATGGTCTCAAAAAGAGAGAAGGTTTTAAAATTGTAGAATGGAATTCATTCATTAAATCCGATTCAGGAACAGAAAATTCTAATATTCCATTTCTGGAGAATGATCTAATTCCTAAATTTTCCGCCTCAGTCTTTGGAAATTCACTTATACTTCCAAAAGACCGAGAACTAATGGATTCATAATCTACTATCGATTTACATGACTCCTCTTTCCATCTGTAAAAATTGGTCCAATGAAACCAGGCAAATCCGATCTCTAAAAAAGAATCCTCAGGCTGGACTTGGGATCTGCAAATCTGATCATTGTTTTCGTCATAAATATACGCGTTAACCGAATTAAACTGAAATTTTGAAGATGAGACTTCTACACGTTTTGATTTAGTTCGTATATTTTCCCATTCTTGTTTGAATTCTTTGGCAATCCGGACATCCTTCAATCGAATAAGGATCTCTCGATTAGAATCCCTTGCATTCAAAGAGTAATTATAAGATCCGGTTAGAACTTCTATATCATCTAAGATCATCGTTTTATGATGAAGAAGTCCTCCTTTTCCTATGTCTGGGCCATCTAAAATATCCTCATTTCCGTCTTCCATAATCTCAATTCCTGGAATGATTGAAAGAATCTCTCCTTCAGGATCAACTGGACGATTATAAATCCCTTCACCTGATCTATGATTTGTACGAGTAAATCCCGAACTCAAGACCGGATCGTAATGATCGAAGATCAAATATCGAATCGAATACCGAGAAGAAAGAACAGAATCTAAAAGTCGATTCTGGATCAAATTTCCTTCCAAAGGAGAATTCCAAAACTCTAATCCGGCAATCTTCAATACAGGAAATGGATATTCTTCCTTTAGAAAAGAATAGAAGTTTTCCCATTCCTTTCGGTTCAATTTGAATTCAAAATATCCATTATGATCTTGCTCCAAACCGTAAAATGTAAAATTACCTGTTCCCATAAACACCAAAGATTTGTCTGAAACCAAAACCTTGGTATGCTGTAAGCCGGTTCCCTCCCAGTATTTCAAAAATGGCAGAATAGAACTCGGGTATGTTTTGCCCCATTCTCCCATGAGTTCCAAATGAACTCCTCTTTGGTTTGCTTTTAATAGTTCTCCTTCTATTTCAGGATCATCGAACGAATAAATATGCATGTAGATAGATTCTTTTGTCCCTCGGACGATGCGTAGGATCTCATCTCTTACATTTCTCTTTTTGCCAACCGGAACAAATCTGCCAGGATAAGAAAAGAAAACCTTAGGAAACAATTCATCTTCCCAGAAAACGGAAACATCCTCTTCTGTTTTTTCGCAGGAGTAGAAGTAAATGATCGTAAATAAGAAAAAATAAAACTTCTTCATTTCCAAACTCCTCCTATCCGAAAAAGCATGTACCACTGTTTTAATCCTGTTGCTTCGTCGGACTCAAAACCTCCTAGATCCAATTCGATCTTTGCAGATCCATCTTCCAAAGGAGACCAGGCGATACTTACTCCTGCCTCTCTCAAAAATTTATTTTGCATATTCTTTGAAGAGATTGTCCAAAGACCGGAGGAAGAATTCTCCTCTTTCAAAAATCCGATATAAGTAAAATGAACGCCGGGAGAAATTCCGAAAAACTTTCCTTCCGCTTTCCAACCGAATAGATTTGTGGGCCTTTTACCGGGAAAATTGGTCTCTTCCCTTTCCAACCCCCGGTCCGTGATCCAAGTAGAAGGATAAAATCCCCAAACCTGTTGCAGAATAGGGTTCGGAATGGGAGAAGCTCCCATTCCTACAAAACCAAGTTC
This window encodes:
- a CDS encoding patatin-like phospholipase family protein, yielding MKKIVPPEALQFLASIPLFKGLPRKLLVLLYGHIEERNVHNHTVIYYKGEISKELYIIRHGEVMMTLGEAGKTVRYLGEGDVFAENSVLTRTAHTGSATAILDTLLYVLDGEYFLKLAAKERVLSQNLMRLMGMRMREVMEDSSSQIHSPRRLVCHIPIEDIEDFKVHLESIVDNGRKSHEGHVSLLRMDTFKGKSVSEMIRTIAQLRKKSAILHLYFKNPEIQPELDKLVQQCDQIVFWEEKPERNLKQKNDILGYWEPRIRNFSGRTSRIVVSENGLRKHEESANQKVFYKGETFARYLVSRTRGLALGGGGARALAHVGLLKVLEREGIRFDFVSGSSFGAVIGALYARGESTDSIFKMIGKFFGGIEKPFDPTIPLISFFKGKRMLRMLKDAFGTQLIEDLKIPFATSAVDLHSGQEYVMDQGPVWEALAAAMSLPGMFPPVFKGDHLLIDGGVINNVPENLIRRKGADVILSVNVSPLRDEGIVRLLEDRKVTGKSFFKNLWEDITYPPILKIMARAITLEGREITKLRKEKMDLFINLHIEEFAFTDFGKYKEIIKKGELETEAAIGDIRKLFFPSEK
- a CDS encoding glycosyltransferase family 9 protein: MNLLVLRFSAMGDVALMAPALIAVAAKYTNIQLTVVTRGNYAPFFYNIPNVHVIGINLKKYKGLSGLYRLFKELNKLGPYEKIVDLHSSVRSRFISFFFWIRGVSVFRIIKGRREKMRQIRRTRKILRKLPHTVDRYLKVFEKAGFPATVRKGPWINVDPESKIYAKDFLLARKIDKKEGLWVGYAPFAGHKLKEWPMEKSLELLKLLKEEFPNIRIFLFGSSQEAVQMEEWRNGDQSMTIVSGGKLGIRGELGIMERMDVIIGMDSSNIHIAALLKRPVIALFGTTHPLSGFAPFGQEDTGVLQIEDLPCRPCSIYGNTTCYRKDFACMERITPEDVIKRINVIKNINTLF
- a CDS encoding DUF4254 domain-containing protein translates to MKLESAKVVEIFKNSVTDWHKEEALSPNPFPQSSLEFLFYQKNQIDTIQWHVEDEIRRPDLPDKELVQFKRKIDALNQERTDLVEQIDDQISAMYKSVERKPNARMNSETPAWLIDRMSILELKIYHMKEQTERKDVSPEHIQTCQNKLNVLLEQRTDLSKCLDELLDDLSKGDKFYKVYRQMKMYNDKNLNPSLYTKQA
- a CDS encoding phosphorylase, translated to MSDLKIQDILFCAAFAGEIDKLKSDPRIHTLEAGIGELEAAINLQKYLSDPSTWKPKAILGIGSAGVYNWIPRKEWEGKFGISKVFANYQIAFLDKKIRLPESMTFKYEFPDLQFPFDGNDFVESATNGTGSVTLEDLSPRALERIKGESLGFENMEAFGLAKVCNLFNIPFGTIFALTNKVGPKGSEEWKLSWRKHSDRLQEKILSYL
- a CDS encoding AMP-binding protein; amino-acid sequence: MEKRSIYHLVRDSCIHYKDRPFQWIWDEKLKSFSGISYSEWFLNLENLSGFFRQKNLNKGDKVGLFCDNRTEWALCSFSVMCSGGADVPRGCDASDEEIFYILDHTESKITFIEKEQALVKLGNILNRLKHLETVILIEPEEDFPSLAKLKTSYPKIEFIDLETAIAQGRAWVEKKGKSLLHSVGESLTENDIATIIYTSGTTGVPKGVLLKHRSFTWTIDQLQQFVPANYSDRVVVFLPPWHIAERILETALLSWGASLACSSVSQLTRDFEIIKPTVLVSVPRVWEALYRRIWDKASKSSPAKLFIFKTAVRIAETYNSLLDTVTGNYSETEESNKEEKLTDTVVSTLLLPFFYSLNILAQKVLSPVRALFGGQLKFAFCGAGAMPPKIQFFFRSVGVPIIETYGMTETTGMGALGSFPIPKTGSIGPVFPGAHIKLVGEQNVVVSKPGDKGIAWHKGPHVTAGYYKNSELTGSNFSDGWFNSGDLFVWTKTGELKFAGRAKDTIVLSSGENVEPEPIEGKILETGWALTAVVIGQDQKFLAVLIVPDFAKIRDHFSSQGIPLPNDNSNLVQDPKVLKFYKDLIKNTISEKNGFKNFEKIGEFRLLDKEFEKGKELTETMKVKRNKVAELYTHLIKTIFL
- a CDS encoding glycosyltransferase; the protein is MKILYFSDTFLPKIDGVAISMRNFAEALAERGHEFLICCPRYGEGDFDRMGDHIRLERFRSGYLPSYPDIKVVLPSPSKIKRAIKEFQPDLVHIHTPGLMGVYGINATEKYGIPSIGTYHTLMSEQDMYLSFYRLLKLDKLFMRIGKLNKKIKIKDLVKFEKFDKFNIRKKIILKITNNLYDRCDLIISPSHLIKKQLEEFGLKKPVAVISNGLDLSQFKGSPKTLSESPKLLHVGRISYEKNCDVIINSFKLILEKIPSATLTIIGDGPALASLKVQAQKLGIDHKITFTGFIDRAELPKHYPNYDLFLTASTMETQGLVILESVACGLPAVGVDSFAIPELIHDGVNGFIAKPFDVKDIAEKTVRILEDPSMYASFSKESLKISQSHEMKACVDRMEEVYKSVAAQKNKKKKRSILNTIFSLDPFGILG
- a CDS encoding O-antigen ligase family protein, encoding MKEFLKKAHLFCLLATLPSIGISVSLSQGFLVLSFFFGIVDQLKLGNWKEILPNHPVSKISISLFLWYGIVFLIHLVFDNSAGYTKAAWNGELKDFFLFFGLLSVGFTTKEDLPKVYRALFWLFLILVFTGVAGGFTPVRLSRIISDLYKTSSSYRFTHPLGSISSIPLYISIGLMNTHLTFGGLLQFFSAFAVFGFLRTLIQGDKKRILIAGILLFLYCVVFLLNQARSSMIGAGVSIFFAGIHLFFIRKEFSKSFLIKGASLFLGLLFLIGLVLAFSPAGKKVIGPLFGKEKHTDSGRTFIWDSSFPLVLEHPIIGVGPGNYNKEIEKVRTVHSEEYSELAYFYEVTQRGHAHNDYFHLASVFGIPAVLIYLGLGAILIAYLFQSKQDFQVILFFYGLIGFFVSGLFQCYFQDDEVVILFWILLGLFVKGEILISKRDNA
- a CDS encoding phospholipase D-like domain-containing protein; the encoded protein is MKKFYFFLFTIIYFYSCEKTEEDVSVFWEDELFPKVFFSYPGRFVPVGKKRNVRDEILRIVRGTKESIYMHIYSFDDPEIEGELLKANQRGVHLELMGEWGKTYPSSILPFLKYWEGTGLQHTKVLVSDKSLVFMGTGNFTFYGLEQDHNGYFEFKLNRKEWENFYSFLKEEYPFPVLKIAGLEFWNSPLEGNLIQNRLLDSVLSSRYSIRYLIFDHYDPVLSSGFTRTNHRSGEGIYNRPVDPEGEILSIIPGIEIMEDGNEDILDGPDIGKGGLLHHKTMILDDIEVLTGSYNYSLNARDSNREILIRLKDVRIAKEFKQEWENIRTKSKRVEVSSSKFQFNSVNAYIYDENNDQICRSQVQPEDSFLEIGFAWFHWTNFYRWKEESCKSIVDYESISSRSFGSISEFPKTEAENLGIRSFSRNGILEFSVPESDLMNEFHSTILKPSLFLRPSQFLGTVGAWVFSDTSELTELLAGNSPGQVWILERGKLPRKLGVSMEEGVYYLSETITSNSGVMILEYENFGLYFCYKSINYNLHWPEEILFAVYDFREAHNIPDQYSKSNLEFFAEQGLPNQRRENLCVISL